The Zingiber officinale cultivar Zhangliang chromosome 9A, Zo_v1.1, whole genome shotgun sequence genome window below encodes:
- the LOC122021258 gene encoding uncharacterized protein LOC122021258 isoform X1 encodes MKCHSSLCLVSDFRGQIVSIERVQSSLDHVPHRYLLAESGDTIYTSFIGTKQYKDVIADANILQGAIFHEGNAVDDLSDIESDHAGKEKKIDENLGKPIQAKRKRLRETPKPAAHRVCVADKFTYLRETPKPALRDYVHQKGWQGYFKTYCIPEDLVPRILSPAYFHHYNTQVQQPSLHECSTYEEETSRSSFQKDKTNDGEELVLGVGPVQTSIWRLTNLAPSEAVCKHLNVSSLENYSSHSAFTTAVSEPQSLEIHEDSDGFFLLLLIQWDCCK; translated from the exons ATGAAATGTCATAGTTCACTGTGTTTGGTG TCTGATTTCAGAGGACAAATTGTTTCTATTGAGCGAGTTCAATCCTCTTTGGACCATGTGCCCCATAG GTACCTATTAGCTGAGTCAGGGGATACCATTTATACTTCATTCATTGGCACAAAACAATACAA AGATGTCATAGCTGATGCAAATATACTTCAGGGAGCCATATTCCATGAGGGTAATGCTGTGGATGATTTGAGTGATATTGAATCTGATCATGCTGGCAAGGAAAAGAAGATTGATGAAAACCTTGGAAAGCCAATTCAAGCAAAACGGAAGCGATTGAGAGAAACTCCAAAGCCTGCTGCGCATAGGGTGTGTGTTGCTGATAAATTTACTTATTTGAGAGAAACTCCAAAGCCTGCTTTGAGAGA TTACGTTCACCAGAAAGGATGGCAAGGCTACTTCAAAACATATTGCATTCCTGAAGATTTGGTTCCACGTATCTTGTCTCCTGCATATTTTCATCATTATAATACACAAGTTCAGCAACCATCTTTACATGAATGTTCAACATATGAAGAAGAGACAAGTAGGTCAAGTTTTCAAAAGGACAAAACAAACGATGGGGAAGAGTTAGTCCTTGGAGTTGGCCCTGTTCAGACCTCGATATGGAGACTCACAAATCTTGCTCCTTCAGAGGCTGTTTGTAAGCATTTAAATGTGTCTTCACTTGAAAATTATAGCTCTCATTCTGCATTTACCACAGCCGTCTCAGAGCCACAGTCATTGGAAATCCATGAGGATTCTGATGGCTTTTTTTTACTCCTCTTGATCCAATGGGACTGTTGCAAATGA
- the LOC122021258 gene encoding uncharacterized protein LOC122021258 isoform X3 — protein MKCHSSLCLVSDFRGQIVSIERVQSSLDHVPHRYLLAESGDTIYTSFIGTKQYKDVIADANILQGAIFHEGNAVDDLSDIESDHAGKEKKIDENLGKPIQAKRKRLRETPKPAAHRVCVADKFTYLRETPKPALRDYVHQKGWQGYFKTYCIPEDLVPRILSPAYFHHYNTQVQQPSLHECSTYEEETSRSSFQKDKTNDGEELVLGVGPVQTSIWRLTNLAPSEAVSVSEPQSLEIHEDSDGFFLLLLIQWDCCK, from the exons ATGAAATGTCATAGTTCACTGTGTTTGGTG TCTGATTTCAGAGGACAAATTGTTTCTATTGAGCGAGTTCAATCCTCTTTGGACCATGTGCCCCATAG GTACCTATTAGCTGAGTCAGGGGATACCATTTATACTTCATTCATTGGCACAAAACAATACAA AGATGTCATAGCTGATGCAAATATACTTCAGGGAGCCATATTCCATGAGGGTAATGCTGTGGATGATTTGAGTGATATTGAATCTGATCATGCTGGCAAGGAAAAGAAGATTGATGAAAACCTTGGAAAGCCAATTCAAGCAAAACGGAAGCGATTGAGAGAAACTCCAAAGCCTGCTGCGCATAGGGTGTGTGTTGCTGATAAATTTACTTATTTGAGAGAAACTCCAAAGCCTGCTTTGAGAGA TTACGTTCACCAGAAAGGATGGCAAGGCTACTTCAAAACATATTGCATTCCTGAAGATTTGGTTCCACGTATCTTGTCTCCTGCATATTTTCATCATTATAATACACAAGTTCAGCAACCATCTTTACATGAATGTTCAACATATGAAGAAGAGACAAGTAGGTCAAGTTTTCAAAAGGACAAAACAAACGATGGGGAAGAGTTAGTCCTTGGAGTTGGCCCTGTTCAGACCTCGATATGGAGACTCACAAATCTTGCTCCTTCAGAGGCTGTTT CCGTCTCAGAGCCACAGTCATTGGAAATCCATGAGGATTCTGATGGCTTTTTTTTACTCCTCTTGATCCAATGGGACTGTTGCAAATGA
- the LOC122021258 gene encoding uncharacterized protein LOC122021258 isoform X2: protein MILSECVYKSDFRGQIVSIERVQSSLDHVPHRYLLAESGDTIYTSFIGTKQYKDVIADANILQGAIFHEGNAVDDLSDIESDHAGKEKKIDENLGKPIQAKRKRLRETPKPAAHRVCVADKFTYLRETPKPALRDYVHQKGWQGYFKTYCIPEDLVPRILSPAYFHHYNTQVQQPSLHECSTYEEETSRSSFQKDKTNDGEELVLGVGPVQTSIWRLTNLAPSEAVCKHLNVSSLENYSSHSAFTTAVSEPQSLEIHEDSDGFFLLLLIQWDCCK from the exons ATGATTCTCTCCGAGTGCGTATATAAG TCTGATTTCAGAGGACAAATTGTTTCTATTGAGCGAGTTCAATCCTCTTTGGACCATGTGCCCCATAG GTACCTATTAGCTGAGTCAGGGGATACCATTTATACTTCATTCATTGGCACAAAACAATACAA AGATGTCATAGCTGATGCAAATATACTTCAGGGAGCCATATTCCATGAGGGTAATGCTGTGGATGATTTGAGTGATATTGAATCTGATCATGCTGGCAAGGAAAAGAAGATTGATGAAAACCTTGGAAAGCCAATTCAAGCAAAACGGAAGCGATTGAGAGAAACTCCAAAGCCTGCTGCGCATAGGGTGTGTGTTGCTGATAAATTTACTTATTTGAGAGAAACTCCAAAGCCTGCTTTGAGAGA TTACGTTCACCAGAAAGGATGGCAAGGCTACTTCAAAACATATTGCATTCCTGAAGATTTGGTTCCACGTATCTTGTCTCCTGCATATTTTCATCATTATAATACACAAGTTCAGCAACCATCTTTACATGAATGTTCAACATATGAAGAAGAGACAAGTAGGTCAAGTTTTCAAAAGGACAAAACAAACGATGGGGAAGAGTTAGTCCTTGGAGTTGGCCCTGTTCAGACCTCGATATGGAGACTCACAAATCTTGCTCCTTCAGAGGCTGTTTGTAAGCATTTAAATGTGTCTTCACTTGAAAATTATAGCTCTCATTCTGCATTTACCACAGCCGTCTCAGAGCCACAGTCATTGGAAATCCATGAGGATTCTGATGGCTTTTTTTTACTCCTCTTGATCCAATGGGACTGTTGCAAATGA